CTCGGTCGCCACCAATGTCCTGGGCCGCGTCATCGAGGTGGTGTCGGGGCAGCCGCTGGACGAGTTCTTCGCCGAGCGCATCTGCGGCCCGCTCGGGATGACCGACGCCGGGTTCTGTGTGAGCGACGAACAGGCGGTCCGGCTGGCCGAGTTGTACGGCGAGACCGAGGACGGCGGCATCGAGCCGATCCCCGGACTCCCCTTGCGTGGAGGCCGCCCGCGTTTCCTGTCCGGCAGCGGCGGTCTCGCGGCCTCCGCGCACGACGTCCATCGCTTCATGGAGTTGCTGCGCGGTCGCGGCGAACTCGACGGCACCCGGCTGCTGGCGCCCGAGACGGTGGACCTGATGACGTCCAACCAGCTCCCGGGCGGCGCCGACCTGCGCGCCTTCGGCAGCCGTCCCGCTCATGACGAGGCCGGCAACGACGGCATGGGTTTTGGTCTCGGCGTCTCCGTCGTGATCGACCCGTCCCGCACGAAGGCCCCCACCGTGCTCGGCGCCTACGGCTGGAGCGGGGTGGCGACGACCACGTTCTGGGTCGACCCGCGCCACGACCTGACGGTGCAGTTCATGACGCAGGTGCGGCCCAAGACCTCGCACACGATGTTCCAGGACCTCAAGCGGCTCGTGCACGAGGCCGTGACGCAGGGCTGACCCCGCCGCCGGTCACTGGTCCACGCGCAGGGTGAACTCCACTCCTTCCAGGGCGAGTTCACGCAGCCACTCCTCCGAGCGGGCCGCCGTCTCCGCGGCACGGCTCAGGCCCGCCGGCAGGGAGCCGTCCAGGATGTGCCGGACGCCGAGGGCGAGCGGGCGGGAGACGCAGCGGGCCATCGCGCTCTCCTCCTCGTCCCCGACCTGGTCGAGCAGATAGCTGCCGGACCACGACTGCCCCGAGCCGCCGCGCACGTCCAGCGACACGGCGAGGACGACCCGGTCACGGTCGGCGTCCGTGGTCGGGTAGGTGGCCGCCAACTCCCCCGCCAGGGCGGCGATCCGGGCGTCGTCGCCCGCCTTCAGCTCCTCGAAGACGGCGTCCCAGGCCCGCAGCCAGCCCTCCAGGCGCAGGGTGCCGCGCACGAAGGTCAGCGGCTTCCAGCCGTCCGGCAGCCCGTACTGCTCGACGAACGGAACGCTGTCGCGGTTGGGGTAGACCTCGAACACCTCCCCGTCCACGGTGTGCGGCCGGGTCGCCTCCCACGGCCGCTCGGCGACGGTCTCGGCACCGTCCTGGAGGTAACGGGCCGGTGCGCGAAGGGCGTTGAGGACCCCTGCGGGCGCCCAGCTGAAGCGGTACCTGAAGTCGTTCGGGACCGCGGGGACCCCGCCGCAGTAGGAGGTGAGGCTGTACGAGGCTCCCGCGTCGTCGCCGACGGCCTCCCGGGCGCGGCCGATCAGGCAGTGGGCGAAGAGGTGGTCGATGCCCGGGTCGAGGCCGGCCTCGGTGAGCACGACGAGCCCTGCCGCCGTGGCCGCCGGCACCTGTTCGAGGACCGCGTCCGACACATAGCTGGAGCAGGCGAAGTGGGCCGACCGGCGCACGCAGGCCGCCAGGATCCCGGCGTGCTCGGGCGCCGGCAGCATCGACACGACGACGTCGCCGGGCGCCAGTTCGGCCGTGAGCGCGGCCAGGGTGTAGGCGCCGGGTTCGGCGCGCCCGGTGAGGCCGAGCCGGGCGAGGGCGCCTGCGGCTCGGTCCTCGGTGCGGTGCCACAGCCGTACCCGGTCGGCCGTGTCGCACAGCCGGGACAACCCGCTGCCGGTGGAAAGACCGGCGCCGACCCAGTGGACCGTGCCGCTCGCGGGAACCCGTGAGGATCTGTCAGCCATTGCGGAACTCCCCTTCCACGATGCCGAGTTCACGGCATGCCTGATGGAACCGGTCACGGCAGCGCCCCCACGGCCCGCCCGTCTCGAACTGGAGCAGCTGGGGAAGCAGCGCCGACGAGAAGTCGGCGCTGGACTCGCGGGGCAGCAGGGACGGCAGGTTGTCGATGGCGATGAGGTCGAGCGGCGGTTCCTTGCGCAGCCGGCGCACCGGGTCGGTCCACTCGGTGGTGCGGTCGTAGACCGGCAGCACGTTCAGGGACGAGCCGACGTCGACGGTGACGTCGCACACGGTGCGCAGCCGGCGGCCGGGGTCGTCGAGGTCCTCCTCGCGCAGGAAGGGCGGGACGGGCGTGGTGGCGAGGACGGCGTTGACCAGCACGTCGTGCGCCAGCAGCGCCGGGCGGTCCAGGGCCCGGGTCTCGGCGAGGTCCCAGGGCGTCGCCTCGATGCCCGCGGTCAGGAACCCGAGCCTGGCGCCGCGTCCGCTGCGCCCCAGGGCGCCGATCACCAGCGCGGTGAATTCCTCGTCCCCGGCGACCGGCCGCAGGAGGGCGTCCAGTTCGTCCTTGGACAGAGGCGTCAGCGGCGCGGTGAGCCGGCCCCGGTGCTGGAGGACGGCGAGGGCGGCGCCGAGATAGCCGGCCCAGAAGCCGAAGGCGGCGAGGCGGCGGCCGTCGTCGTCCACCAGGTACTCCAGGTCGAGCAGTGTGCCGCCTCCGGCCGCGAAGCGCCCGAGCAGCGCCTCTGCGCCGGGCTGCCGCTTGTAGGCGTGCCCGAAGAAGATGTGGTCGTGCGTCAACTCGCCCGGCTGGTCCGGGAGTTCCTTGAGTCCCAGCACCACGGACCGCTCGGGTGCCGACACCCAGGAACCGGCGGGCGCGGTGCGGCAGCCGGCCGCCTCGTACTCCTCGGCGGGGAAGATCCGCTGCGGGGACTCCTCGACGGTCAGGGTCACCCCGCGCTCGACGAGCCGGCGGGCGTCCGACGGCACGAGAGGTGTGCGTCGCTCGGTGGAACGGACCTCGTGGCGCAGCCACAGATGGAGCTCGGTCATACGCGGTTGGCCTCCGGGCGCGGGGCGTCGGCCGCGAACCGGCCGGCGCTGAGCGGGCTGACGTCCACGAAGGGTACGCGGCCGAGGTACAGGTCACGGACGACCTCGCCGACGGCCGGCCCCTGGAGGAAGCCGTGGCCGGAGAAGCCGGTCGCGTACAGGAAGCGGGAGACGGAAGTCGCCTCGCCGATGAGCGCGTTGTGGTCCGGGGTGACCTCGTACAGGCCCGCCCAGCCTCCCGTGCGGCGCAGGTCGAGCAGGGCGGGGGCGCGGCGCTCCATGGCGGCGGCCAGCCGGGGGATCCAGCGGTCGTGGGTGTCGGTGGCGAAGCCGGGCCGCTCGTCGGGGTCGGACATGCCCAGGAGCAGGCCGGGGCCCTCGGAGTGGAAGTAGAGGCTGGTGGTGAAGTCGATGGTCATCGGCAGGTCCGGCGGCAGTCCGCCGACGGGTTCGGTGACCGCGACCTGCCGGCGCAGCGGCACCACCGGCAGGTCCACGCCGACCATCGCCCCGATCGCCCGCGACCACGGGCCGGCCGCGCAGATCACCGTCTCGGTGGTGATCCGGCCGATGCTCGTGGTCACGGCGGTGATGCGGTCGCCGTGCATCTCGATGCCGGTGACGTCGTTGTGGCGTAAGATCCGCGCCCCGTACGCGCGGGCCGCGGACGCGTAGCCGTGCACGACGGATTCGGGGGTGCAGTGGCCGTCGTCCGGGGAGAACGCGGCCGCCAGCAGTCCGTCGGTGCTGATCAGCGGGGACAGCCGCCGGGCCTCGGCGGGGTCGATCATCCGGCTGGGCACCCCGAGGGAGTTCTGGAGCCGGACGCTCGCCTCGAAGCCGGCGACCTCCTCGGGCGTCGACAGCAGGAACAGATAGCCGACCCGGTGCAGCCCGATGTCGTGGCCCAGCTCCAGCCCGAACCGGGCGAACGCCTGGAGGCTGCGCGCCCCGAGCTGGATGTTGAGCTCGTCGGAGAACTGCGCGCGCACTCCGCCGGCCGCCTTCGAGGTGGAGCCGGAGGCCAGTTCGTCCCGCTCGACGAGGACGACGTCCCGTACGCCCCCGCGGGCGAGGTGATAGGCGATGCTGGTGCCCATCACACCGCCGCCGATGACGACGACACTGGCGTGGGTGTTCACGGGCGGGCCTCCTTCCGGGCCGCCTCGACGACGGCCCAGGCGGCGGCCGCGTCCTGGATGCCGAGGCCGACGCTGTTGTAGTAGACGATGTCGCCGGGCCCCGACCGCGGGAAGCTCTGCCCGGTGACCACGGCGCCGAGGCCGACCAGGTCCTCGGGGGCCAACGCCCCTTCGCGCAGGGCGTGCACCACGGGCCCGGCGTGCTCGGCGGCGGTCGCCGGGTCGTCGACGACGACGCTCGCGGCGCGCAGCAGCACGTCGTCGTCGACCTCGCGGCGGCCGGGCTCGAACGATCCGACGCTGACGACCGTGCACCC
The DNA window shown above is from Streptomyces chartreusis and carries:
- a CDS encoding serine hydrolase domain-containing protein, which gives rise to MALLTQEVDPGEVGLDSKALDRLDQYFAHYVDEGRLPGYLVAVARGGRVAHLTTHGHRDLAAGLPVEADTLWRIYSMTKPVTSVAALLLMEEGKLSLDDPVARHLPGFAEPRVYVGGSGADMVTRPADGPITVRHLMTHTAGLTFAFYRTHPVDALYRDANLDSAVLPGSDLAGTVDVYARLPLQFEPGTQWNYSVATNVLGRVIEVVSGQPLDEFFAERICGPLGMTDAGFCVSDEQAVRLAELYGETEDGGIEPIPGLPLRGGRPRFLSGSGGLAASAHDVHRFMELLRGRGELDGTRLLAPETVDLMTSNQLPGGADLRAFGSRPAHDEAGNDGMGFGLGVSVVIDPSRTKAPTVLGAYGWSGVATTTFWVDPRHDLTVQFMTQVRPKTSHTMFQDLKRLVHEAVTQG
- a CDS encoding saccharopine dehydrogenase family protein, with product MADRSSRVPASGTVHWVGAGLSTGSGLSRLCDTADRVRLWHRTEDRAAGALARLGLTGRAEPGAYTLAALTAELAPGDVVVSMLPAPEHAGILAACVRRSAHFACSSYVSDAVLEQVPAATAAGLVVLTEAGLDPGIDHLFAHCLIGRAREAVGDDAGASYSLTSYCGGVPAVPNDFRYRFSWAPAGVLNALRAPARYLQDGAETVAERPWEATRPHTVDGEVFEVYPNRDSVPFVEQYGLPDGWKPLTFVRGTLRLEGWLRAWDAVFEELKAGDDARIAALAGELAATYPTTDADRDRVVLAVSLDVRGGSGQSWSGSYLLDQVGDEEESAMARCVSRPLALGVRHILDGSLPAGLSRAAETAARSEEWLRELALEGVEFTLRVDQ
- a CDS encoding saccharopine dehydrogenase, with protein sequence MTELHLWLRHEVRSTERRTPLVPSDARRLVERGVTLTVEESPQRIFPAEEYEAAGCRTAPAGSWVSAPERSVVLGLKELPDQPGELTHDHIFFGHAYKRQPGAEALLGRFAAGGGTLLDLEYLVDDDGRRLAAFGFWAGYLGAALAVLQHRGRLTAPLTPLSKDELDALLRPVAGDEEFTALVIGALGRSGRGARLGFLTAGIEATPWDLAETRALDRPALLAHDVLVNAVLATTPVPPFLREEDLDDPGRRLRTVCDVTVDVGSSLNVLPVYDRTTEWTDPVRRLRKEPPLDLIAIDNLPSLLPRESSADFSSALLPQLLQFETGGPWGRCRDRFHQACRELGIVEGEFRNG
- a CDS encoding NAD(P)/FAD-dependent oxidoreductase, with product MNTHASVVVIGGGVMGTSIAYHLARGGVRDVVLVERDELASGSTSKAAGGVRAQFSDELNIQLGARSLQAFARFGLELGHDIGLHRVGYLFLLSTPEEVAGFEASVRLQNSLGVPSRMIDPAEARRLSPLISTDGLLAAAFSPDDGHCTPESVVHGYASAARAYGARILRHNDVTGIEMHGDRITAVTTSIGRITTETVICAAGPWSRAIGAMVGVDLPVVPLRRQVAVTEPVGGLPPDLPMTIDFTTSLYFHSEGPGLLLGMSDPDERPGFATDTHDRWIPRLAAAMERRAPALLDLRRTGGWAGLYEVTPDHNALIGEATSVSRFLYATGFSGHGFLQGPAVGEVVRDLYLGRVPFVDVSPLSAGRFAADAPRPEANRV